A portion of the Acidihalobacter yilgarnensis genome contains these proteins:
- a CDS encoding RES family NAD+ phosphorylase, translating to MIVWRIAIHSTYYEVDDLSGIGSAHTGGRWNSKDVPVVYSSTSIALAALETLVHLNQRLFPMPRFLVEITIPDAAWAKREGLALADAPEGWNDPEPDSSKDYGTGWLISGRSEILLVPSVIVPEEQNVLINPAHPQASKIKAKAIRPWTYDSRLL from the coding sequence GTGATTGTTTGGAGGATCGCGATCCACTCCACGTACTACGAAGTAGATGACCTGTCTGGCATCGGCTCAGCACATACTGGAGGACGCTGGAACAGCAAGGATGTGCCCGTTGTTTACAGCAGCACATCTATTGCCCTTGCGGCACTTGAAACCCTGGTTCATCTCAACCAACGCCTATTCCCTATGCCACGCTTTCTCGTGGAAATTACGATACCTGATGCGGCATGGGCCAAAAGAGAGGGTCTGGCGCTAGCTGACGCGCCAGAGGGTTGGAATGACCCCGAACCAGACTCGAGTAAAGATTATGGGACTGGCTGGCTGATCTCGGGCCGCTCCGAAATCCTATTGGTGCCTTCTGTGATCGTGCCAGAGGAACAGAACGTCCTGATCAACCCGGCTCATCCTCAAGCAAGCAAGATAAAGGCAAAAG
- the tnpA gene encoding IS200/IS605 family transposase, with protein MHYRSNNNVVFACQYHVIFCPKYRRKVLVGEVEQRLKAIAREVAAEMDVEIIEMETDVDHIHLLVSVDPQWGIARFVKTIKGRSSRILRSEFAHLRSRLPTLWSNSYFVSTVGGAPLAVIKQYIENQQTSERPKERGKWARYLESMS; from the coding sequence ATGCACTATCGCTCAAATAACAACGTCGTTTTCGCCTGTCAGTACCACGTCATCTTCTGTCCGAAGTATCGACGCAAGGTGCTGGTGGGTGAGGTCGAACAGCGTCTCAAGGCAATCGCACGCGAGGTGGCCGCCGAGATGGATGTTGAGATCATCGAAATGGAAACCGACGTTGACCACATTCATCTGCTGGTGAGCGTTGATCCACAGTGGGGTATCGCACGTTTCGTCAAGACAATCAAAGGTCGCAGCTCGCGGATTCTGCGCTCCGAGTTTGCGCATCTTCGCAGTCGTCTACCAACTCTGTGGAGCAATAGCTATTTTGTCAGTACAGTCGGCGGCGCGCCGCTGGCGGTCATAAAGCAATATATTGAAAACCAGCAGACATCCGAGCGACCAAAAGAACGTGGGAAGTGGGCGCGGTATCTGGAATCAATGTCATGA
- a CDS encoding antitoxin Xre-like helix-turn-helix domain-containing protein, translating into MKPGKLENTVRAKPHTASGLTLRRDRAKAKARAKRADRNQAVSQYLTYYRTTTDNLLLLIRQGIPVREIEKAARAMQVTNEDLYELLHLPPSTMKRKLKNNDVLTPEQSERLLELMKLIGKVEDMLLSTGGDPDIESGVLLAHWLTTPLPALKGERPAEYMDTVAGAQRLSQLLSMIVSGAYA; encoded by the coding sequence ATGAAACCCGGGAAACTTGAGAACACTGTGCGTGCCAAACCGCACACGGCTTCAGGACTAACCCTGCGCAGAGATCGCGCAAAAGCTAAAGCGCGGGCCAAACGCGCCGACCGCAACCAGGCAGTGAGTCAATATCTGACCTACTACCGTACTACTACGGATAATTTGCTCTTACTGATCCGTCAGGGCATCCCGGTGCGGGAGATCGAGAAGGCGGCCCGAGCGATGCAGGTAACGAATGAAGACCTGTACGAACTGCTGCACCTGCCGCCCTCTACAATGAAGCGAAAACTCAAGAATAACGACGTACTCACGCCGGAACAGTCTGAACGCCTGCTTGAGCTGATGAAGTTGATCGGAAAGGTGGAGGACATGCTACTAAGCACAGGCGGAGATCCCGATATTGAGTCGGGCGTATTGCTTGCGCATTGGCTCACAACGCCCTTGCCCGCACTCAAGGGGGAAAGGCCTGCCGAGTACATGGACACCGTTGCGGGTGCGCAGCGGCTATCTCAGCTGTTGTCGATGATCGTCTCCGGGGCCTATGCGTGA